Proteins from a single region of Rhea pennata isolate bPtePen1 chromosome 6, bPtePen1.pri, whole genome shotgun sequence:
- the VIL1 gene encoding villin-1 yields MVELSAKVSKTLNKTTPGLQIWRIENMEMVPVPTKSYGSFYEGDCYVLLSTRKIGDGFTYDIHYWLGQDSSQDEQGAAAIYTTQMDDHLGTVAVQHRETQGHESEAFRAYFKQGLIYKKGGVASGMKHVETNTYDVQRLLHVKGKKNVVAGEVEMSWKSFNRGDVFLLDLGQLIIQWNGPESSRVERLKAMTMAKDIRDRERGGRAKVGVVDGENEDASPGLMKVLTHVLGEKQDIKAAIPDEVVDQVLKTSLKLYHVSDASGNLVIKEVAIRPLTQDMLLHEDCYILDQGGLRIFVWKGRNSTKEEKQQAMSRALGFIKAKNYPSSTSVETENDGSESSVFRQLFQKWTVPSQTSGLGKMHTVGKVAKVEQVKFDATTLHAKPQLAAQQKMVDDGSGEAEVWRVENQELVPVEKRWLGHFYGGDCYLILYTYHVGHKVNRIIYIWQGHHASADEIAASAYQAVILDQKYNNEPVQVRVTMGKEPAHLMAIFKGKMVVYAGGTSRAGSTEPVPSTRLFQVHGTNEYNTKAFEVPVRASSLNSNDVFVLKTPKSCYLWYGKGCSGDEREMGKMVADIISKAEKPVVAEGQEPPEFWVALGGKSQYANSKRLQEATPSMSPRLFECSNKTGTFLATEIVNFTQDDLEEDDVYLLDVWDQVFFWLGKGANESEKEAAAVMAQEYLRSHPSGRDLQTPIIVVKQGYEPPTFTGWFLAWDPLKWTDKKSYEELRAELADDGSLGQLTSELTSRQEIFTATTTLTPNKLETFPLDVLQNTSAEDLPRGVNPSRKEDHLSDQDFKATFGMARSAFAALPLWKQQNLKKEKGLF; encoded by the exons ATGGTGGAGCTCAGCGCCAAAGTCAGCAAGACGCTGAACAAGACCACGCCAGGCCTCCAGATCTGGCGAATTGAG AACATGGAGATGGTGCCGGTGCCCACCAAAAGCTATGGCAGCTTCTACGAAGGGGATTGCTACGTCCTGCTTTCG ACACGCAAGATTGGGGATGGCTTCACGTACGACATCCACTACTGGCTGGGCCAGGATTCGAGCCAGGACGAGCAGGGGGCTGCAGCCATCTACACCACGCAGATGGACGACCACCTGGGCACCGTGGCCGTGCAGCACCGCGAGACCCAGGGCCACGAGAGCGAGGCTTTCCGTGCCTATTTCAAACAGGGCCTCAT CTATAAGAAGGGTGGAGTGGCCTCGGGCATGAAGCACGTGGAGACGAACACCTACGACGTCCAGCGCCTGCTACACGTTAAGGGCAAGAAGAACGTGGTGGCTGGAGAG GTGGAGATGAGCTGGAAAAGCTTCAACCGGGGTGATGTGTTCCTGCTTGACCTGGGCCAGCTCATCATCCAGTGGAACGGCCCTGAGAGCAGCCGTGTTGAGAGGCTGAAG GCAATGACTATGGCCAAGGACATCCGGGACCGGGAGCGTGGTGGGCGCGCCAAGGTCGGTGTGGTGGATGGTGAGAACGAGGATGCCTCACCAGGGCTCATGAAGGTCCTCACGCACGTGCTGGGTGAGAAGCAGGATATCAAGGCGGCCATTCCCGACGAGGTTGTGGACCAAGTACTGAAGACTTCCCTCAAACTCTACCA CGTCTCTGATGCCAGCGGAAACCTGGTTATAAAGGAGGTGGCCATTCGACCCCTGACTCAAGACATGCTCCTGCATGAG GACTGCTACATCCTTGATCAAGGGGGGCTCAGGATCTTCGTGTGGAAGGGGAGAAACTCCACcaaggaggagaagcagcaggcGATGAGCAGGGCCCTG GGCTTCATCAAAGCTAAGAACTACCCATCCAGCACCAGCGTGGAGACGGAGAATGACGGGTCCGAATCATCTGTCTTCAGGCAACTCTTCCAGAAATGGACCGTCCCCAGCCAGACCAGTGGGCTGGGCAAGATGCATACTGTGGGAAAAGTGG CTAAGGTGGAACAGGTGAAGTTCGATGCCACCACCCTGCATGCCAAGCCCCAGCTGGCTGCCCAGCAGAAGATGGTGGATGATGGATCTGGGGAAGCAGAG GTATGGCGTGTGGAGAACCAGGAGCTGGTGCCTGTGGAGAAGCGGTGGCTGGGGCATTTCTATGGTGGGGACTGCTACCTGATACTGTACACCTACCACGTGGGGCACAAGGTGAACCGCATCATCTACATCTGGCAG GGCCATCATGCCAGTGCGGATGAGATTGCTGCCTCGGCGTACCAAGCCGTGATCCTGGACCAGAAGTACAACAACGAGCCGGTGCAGGTTCGGGTGACGATGGGCAAGGAGCCGGCACACCTCATGGCCATCTTCAAGGGCAAGATGGTGGTGTACGCG GGTGGCACGTCACGGGCAGGCAGCACAGAACCTGTGCCCTCCACCCGTCTTTTCCAAGTGCATGGCACCAATGAGTACAACACCAAGGCCTTCGAGGTGCCCGTCCGTGCCTCCTCCCTCAACTCCAACGATGTCTTTGTGCTCAAGACCCCCAAATCCTGCTACCTCTGGTATGGGAAG ggctgcagtggGGATGAACGTGAGATGGGCAAGATGGTGGCTGACATCATCTCCAAGGCGGAGAAGCCGGTGGTGGCAGAAGGACAGGAGCCTCCTGAGTTTTGGGTGGCCCTGGGGGGCAAGTCCCAGTATGCCAACAGCAAGAG gctgcaggaggCAACCCCCTCCATGTCCCCTCGACTCTTTGAATGCTCCAATAAGACAGGCACCTTCCTGGCCACAGAGATTGTGAACTTCACTCAGGATGACCTGGAGGAAGATGATGTTTACCTGCTGGATGTCTGGGACCAG GTTTTCTTCTGGTTGGGGAAAGGTGCCAATGAGTCGGAGAAGGAGGCGGCAGCAGTTATGGCACAGGAGTACCTGCGGAGCCACCCCAGTGGGCGCGACCTCCAGACCCCCATCATCGTGGTGAAGCAAGGCTATGAGCCCCCCACTTTCACAGGCTGGTTCCTTGCCTGGGACCCTCTCAAGTGGACC GACAAGAAATCCTATGAGGAGCTCAGAGCTGAGCTGGCGGACGACGGCAGCCTGGGACAGCTCACATCA GAGCTCACTTCTAGGCAAGAAATCTTCACGGCCACCACCACCCTTACCCCCAACAAGCTGGAGACCTTCCCCCTGGATGTGCTCCAAAACACCTCCGCAGAGGACCTGCCTCGGGGTGTGAATCCCAGCAGGAAGGAG gaCCACCTCTCCGACCAGGACTTCAAGGCCACCTTCGGCATGGCCCGCTCTGCCTTCGCTGCCCTGCCCTTGTGGAAACAGCAGAACCtcaagaaggagaaaggactCTTCTGA
- the SLC11A1 gene encoding natural resistance-associated macrophage protein 1, which translates to MASLEPGLAGSLNHGQKQLYGTNGCPVAPQRPSTRDQTYLNELISIPKGSGPGFSFRKLWAFTGPGFLMSIAYLDPGNVESDLQCGAVAGFKLLWVLLWATVLGLLCQRLAIRLGVVTGKDLGEICYLYYPKVPRVLLWLMIEVAIIGSDMQEVIGTAIAFSLLSAGRIPLWGGVLITIVDTLFFLFLDKYGLRKLEAFFGLLITIMALTFGYEYVMVKPAQLEVLKGIFLPYCPGCGREELLQAVGIVGAIIMPHNIFLHSSLVKTRAIDRSKKEEVQEANMYFLTESCLALFVSFLINLFVMAVFAEAFYHQRNEDVHNKCVNSSVSQYAGIFPFNNKTVSVDIYQGGVILGCYFGAVALYIWAVGILAAGQSSTMTGTYAGQFVMEGFLQLRWSRFARVLFTRSFAILPTVFIAAFKDVSHLTGMNDLLNVLQSILLPFAVLPVLTFTSLRPLMNDFTNGLLGKVLMTLITGLVCAINIYFVVDFLPTLQSLGYYIPLGLVLAAYVVFIGYLVWTCSIAHGASFLARGRHSRFSFGVSLDAPAGLAGPR; encoded by the exons ATGGCATCTCTGGAGCCAG GCCTCGCCGGGTCCCTGAACCATGGCCAAAAGCAGCTTTACGGCACCAACGGCTGCCCCGTCGCCCCGCAGCGCCCCAGCACCCGGGATCAGACCTACCTGAACGAGCTCATCAGCATCCCCAAGGGCAGCGGG CCCGGTTTCAGCTTCAGGAAGCTCTGGGCTTTCACTGGGCCCGGCTTCCTCATGAGCATCGCGTACCTGGACCCGGGCAACGTGGAGTCGGACCTGCAGTGCGGGGCCGTGGCCGGGTTCAAG ctgctgtgggtgctgctgtGGGCCACCGTCCTGGGCCTGCTGTGCCAGCGCCTGGCCATCCGGCTGGGCGTCGTGACGGGGAAGGACCTGGGCGAGATTTGCTACCTCTATTACCCCAAG GTGCCCCGGGTGCTGCTGTGGCTCATGATCGAAGTAGCCATCATCGGCTCGGACATGCAGGAGGTGATCGGGACGGCCATCGCCTTCAGCCTGCTCTCGGCCGGCCG CATCCCGCTCTGGGGTGGGGTCCTCATCACCATCGTGGAcaccctcttcttcctcttcctggacAAGTACG GGCTCCGGAAGCTGGAGGCTTTCTTCGGCCTCCTCATCACCATCATGGCCCTGACCTTCGGCTACGAG TACGTGATGGTGAAGCCGGCACAGCTGGAGGTGCTGAAGGGGATTTTCCTGCCCTACTGCCCGGGCTGCGGGcgagaggagctgctgcaggccGTGGGCATCGTCGGCGCCATCATCATGCCCCACAACATATTCCTCCACTCCTCCCTGGTCAAG ACCCGGGCCATCGATCGCTCCAAGAAGGAGGAGGTGCAGGAGGCCAACATGTACTTCCTAACTGAGTCCTGCCTGGCCCTCTTCGTCTCCTTCCTCATCAACCTCTTCGTCATGGCTGTCTTCGCTGAAGCCTTCTACCACCAGCGAAATGAGGATGTG CACAACAAGTGTGTCAACAGCAGCGTCAGCCAGTACGCCGGCATCTTCCCCTTCAACAACAAGACAGTTTCTGTGGACATCTACCAGGGG GGTGTCATCCTGGGCTGTTATTTTGGGGCCGTGGCGCTGTACATCTGGGCCGTGGGGAtcctggcagcagggcagagctcCACCATGACCGGGACCTACGCGGGGCAGTTCGTCATGGAG GGCTTCCTGCAGCTCCGCTGGTCCCGTTTCGCCCGGGTGCTCTTCACCCGCTCCTTCGCCATCCTGCCCACCGTCTTCATCGCCGCCTTCAAGGACGTCAGCCACCTCACAGGCATGAACGATCTGCTCAACGTGCTGCAGAGCATCCTG CTGCCCTTCGCTGTCCTGCCCGTCCTCACCTTCACCAGCCTGCGCCCGCTCATGAACGACTTCACCAACGGCCT CCTGGGGAAGGTGCTGATGACCCTCATCACGGGGCTGGTCTGCGCCATCAACATCTACTTTGTGGTGGACTTCCTACCCACGCTGCAGAGCCTGGGATACTACATCCCCCTGGGCCTGGTGCTGGCTGCCTACGTGGTTTTCATCGGCTATCTG GTCTGGACGTGCTCCATCGCGCACGGAGCCTCGTTCCTGGCCCGGGGCCGCCACAGCAGGTTCAGCTTCGGCGTCTCCCTCGACGCACCGGCGGGCCTGGCGGGGCCCCGGTGA
- the CTDSP1 gene encoding carboxy-terminal domain RNA polymerase II polypeptide A small phosphatase 1 — MDHPSVITQVSKEEAAAPLQEKGAQSPSSAKKPRSRSILQSLFCCLCHDDAEPFSVNNNAPLLVEENGTVPKAAAKHLLPEIKPQDASKLCVVIDLDETLVHSSFKPVNNADFIIPVEIDGIMHQVYVLKRPHVDEFLQRMGELFECVLFTASLAKYADPVADLLDKWGAFRARLFRESCVFHRGNYVKDLSRLGRDLRRIIIVDNSPASYIFHPDNAVPVASWFDNMADTELLDLLPFFERLSKVDDVYTVLKKHRTNS, encoded by the exons ATGGACCACCCGTCCGTCATCACCCAGGTCAGCAAGGAGGAggcggccgccccgctgcaGGAGAAAG GTGCCCAGAGCCCGTCATCTGCCAAGAAGCCGCGGAGCCGCAGCATCCTCCAGTCcctcttctgctgcctgtgCCACGATGACGCGGAGCCCTTCTCCGTCAACAACAACGCCCCGCTGCTGGTGGAGGAGAATGGCACCGTGCCCAAG GCTGCCGCCAAACACCTCCTGCCCGAGATCAAGCCGCAGGACGCCAGCAAGCTGTGCGTGGTCATCGACCTGGACGAGACGCTGGTGCACAGCTCCTTTAAG CCGGTGAACAACGCTGACTTCATCATTCCTGTGGAAATCGATGGCATCATGCACCAG GTGTACGTGCTGAAGCGGCCGCATGTGGACGAGTTCCTGCAGCGCATGGGTGAGCTGTTCGAGTGCGTGCTCTTCACCGCCAGCCTGGCCAAG TACGCAGACCCTGTGGCCGACCTGCTGGATAAATGGGGAGCTTTCCGGGCCCGGCTTTTCCGGGAATCCTGCGTCTTCCACCGGGGCAATTACGTGAAGGACCTGAGCCGCCTGGGCCGTGACCTGCGCCGAATCATCATCGTGGACAACTCACCCGCCTCCTACATCTTCCACCCTGACAACGCT GTGCCGGTGGCCTCGTGGTTTGATAACATGGCAGACACGGAGCTGCTAGACCTGCTGCCCTTCTTCGAGAGGCTCAGCAAAGTGGACGACGTTTACACAGTGCTCAAGAAACACCGGACTAACAGCTAG